One segment of Tetrapisispora phaffii CBS 4417 chromosome 1, complete genome DNA contains the following:
- the GPI16 gene encoding GPI-anchor transamidase subunit GPI16 (similar to Saccharomyces cerevisiae GPI16 (YHR188C); ancestral locus Anc_5.47): protein MVIISNIPHSSSIKVILLCFIFILGFLVPISYADELVETHIQNKEVEDVVKNNDVKYESKTSFDPSSEIDVTDTSILTSLDNIESVKSTEQVWDTNIKTKDNLYYEFDESLKITPLKSNFLLSSFNFEINSTKYEPGVSSNGFDEYSHYTVFPKSINRIIRQNSVRELHIRFTRGFWDADSWGRIPYDGFKAGGSGVELWSVIEASSKKVAYKKWKYVANTLSGMFCTSLNFVDASKTTYPYKSFIPDYDVPLFDGKNQLFVMRAALANENVCTENLTPLLKLLPTKSRSGISTLLDGHKVFDSYWHSLSIDVKTICEEESLVCYDNLKANVGVVMHVPNTIQRNRNPIPKPVTGEGLRCDTSKYHDAYECFPLPDNFETIFLLSDLFGKKLQGSNLISNNPSSVCVEASKDWKILIESNGEFFGTQSNCFDLTNNDKNDIYFETKNSSSIVRRDNVPLFVSRSIMSNSIGRDGLRTVFRNPTNSAKSVLYFESLPWFMKIYLSTLIVEQAIDTTTGMKFDFDIKDVLSTLKYAAASDRKRPNQIEYEITIPPHSTIILSYQFEKNLLKYSEYPPDANHGFEIESAVVTVKGPTKYQSRTSTLLLVLPTPDFSMPYNVIILTSTIMGLIFGTVFNLLVKRVLTLEDAERIRAVSGPKYKLKKLKERLLSRFGTNKNA from the coding sequence ATGGTGATCATATCGAACATTCCTCATAGTTCCAGTATAAAGGTCATACTGCTCtgttttatattcataCTTGGTTTTTTAGTCCCAATTTCATATGCAGATGAGCTTGTTGAAACCCATATCCAGAATAAAGAAGTGGAAGATGTTGTTAAGAATAACGATGTAAAATACGAATCTAAAACATCGTTTGATCCTAGTAGTGAGATAGACGTCACAGACACGTCTATCCTTACTAGTTTAGATAACATTGAAAGTGTTAAATCAACTGAACAGGTTTGGGATACAAATATCAAGACAAAGGATAACTTATATTACGAATTTGATGAATCATTGAAGATAACACCATTAAAAAGTAATTTTTTACTAAgctcttttaattttgagaTAAACTCAACTAAATATGAACCAGGTGTATCTTCTAATGGGTTCGATGAATATAGTCATTATACAGTGTTTCCGAAATCAATTAACAGAATAATCCGCCAAAATTCAGTAAGAGAATTACATATTAGATTTACTAGAGGTTTTTGGGATGCAGACTCTTGGGGCCGTATTCCATATGATGGATTTAAAGCAGGTGGATCGGGTGTTGAATTATGGTCTGTAATTGAAGCTAGTTCTAAAAAAGTGGCATATAAAAAGTGGAAATACGTTGCAAACACCTTGAGTGGTATGTTCTGTACATCATTGAATTTTGTCGATGCTTCAAAAACGACATATCCatataaatcatttattcCAGATTACGATGTACCTTTATTTGATGGcaaaaatcaattatttgTAATGCGTGCAGCATTAGCCAATGAAAACGTGTGCACTGAAAATTTAACACCATTGCTAAAGTTATTACCAACAAAAAGCAGATCTGGTATTTCCACACTACTTGATGGCCATAAAGTTTTTGATTCATATTGGCATAgtttatcaattgatgTTAAAACAATTTGTGAAGAGGAATCTTTAGTTTGTTATGATAATTTGAAAGCAAATGTGGGTGTAGTAATGCATGTGCCAAATACTATacaaagaaatagaaaTCCTATTCCTAAGCCAGTAACTGGTGAAGGATTGCGTTGTGATACTTCAAAGTATCACGATGCTTATGAATGCTTCCCATTGCcagataattttgaaacaatatttttattgtcaGATTTATTTGGTAAAAAGTTACAAGGTTCTAACTTAATTTCTAATAACCCATCCAGTGTGTGTGTGGAGGCAAGTAAGGattggaaaatattgatCGAATCAAATGGCGAATTTTTTGGAACTCAAAGTAATTGTTTTGATTTGACTAACAAcgataaaaatgatatatattttgaaacaaaGAATTCTTCAAGTATAGTAAGAAGGGATAATGTACCACTTTTTGTTAGTAGGTCAATTATGAGTAATTCAATAGGCCGTGATGGTTTAAGAACTGTGTTTAGAAACCCAACTAACAGTGCTAAATCAGTTTTGTATTTTGAATCTCTACCATGGTTTATGAAAATCTATCTGTCAACTTTGATTGTTGAACAAGCAATTGATACTACAACTGGCATGAAGtttgattttgatattaaGGATGTGCTATCTACTTTAAAGTACGCTGCTGCAAGTGACAGAAAAAGACCAAACCAAATTGAATATGAAATAACGATTCCGCCACATAGTACAATTATTCTCTCGTACCAATTTGAGAAGAATTTGTTAAAGTATTCTGAATATCCACCAGATGCCAATCAtggttttgaaattgaatcaGCAGTTGTTACAGTAAAAGGGCCAACTAAATATCAATCCCGGACTTCAACGTTATTATTGGTATTACCTACACCTGATTTTAGTATGCCATACAATGTTATTATCTTGACTTCGACTATTATGGGCCTAATTTTTGGTActgtttttaatttattagtGAAAAGAGTATTGACGTTAGAAGACGCTGAGAGAATAAGAGCTGTCTCAGGtccaaaatataaattaaagaaattaaaagaaagattATTGTCAAGATTTGgtacaaataaaaatgcaTAA
- the ABZ2 gene encoding aminodeoxychorismate lyase ABZ2 (similar to Saccharomyces cerevisiae YMR289W; ancestral locus Anc_5.44): protein MSSSEFSHVKGSSDITNDFKILSTIRYDPNLFTSDSNSFDGIESLSDIEKTGLYKKLKSAYIEDFNKQRKEFHKSIDKKVLNCDKKLLSLFFNRYFLLHDHYERIKFSCKYFEWNFNYSELEFLTLLIRALPKNNDIKNSTVDETMREFLNKRTVYKVRALLSVNGEFEIEYHKISDLDDEEQPSFDYVIKNIFSGFIPELEPTWNIVIDRVHLHCSPFTSFKTTIREHYSEARVRMQKVIENLHMNNSKNEILLLNASGKFVEGSITNLVIKYNFSDDNTSYATPPLESGCLYGVMRNYLLRLGIIRERVIESSEININDNIIICNAIMGCVKGKIIH from the coding sequence ATGAGTTCAAGTGAGTTTAGTCATGTGAAAGGTAGCTCTGATATAacaaatgattttaaaattttatcgACTATAAGATACGATCCCAATCTTTTCACTAGTGATAGCAACAGTTTTGATGGTATTGAGAGTTTATCTGATATAGAGAAGACTGGTCTCTataaaaagttaaaatcTGCATATATTGAAGATTTTAACAAACAAAGAAAGGAATTTcataaatcaattgataaaaaagTATTGAACTGTGATAAAAAGTTGTtaagtttattttttaatagatATTTTCTGCTCCATGATCATTATGAAAGGATTAAGTTCTCGTGTAAATACTTTGAATGGAACTTCAACTACTCAGAActtgaatttttaacattGTTAATAAGAGCAttaccaaaaaataatgacatTAAGAACTCAACAGTTGATGAGACCATGAGAGAGTTCTTAAACAAAAGAACTGTATATAAGGTGAGAGCACTTTTATCAGTTAACGGAGAGTTCGAAATAGAATATCATAAAATTTCAGAtttagatgatgaagaacaACCGAGCTTTGAttatgttattaaaaatatattttccGGATTTATTCCAGAGCTAGAACCAACCTGGAATATCGTAATAGACCGCGTTCATTTACACTGTTCACCTTTCACATCATTTAAGACTACCATCAGGGAGCATTACTCTGAAGCTCGAGTCAGAATGCAAAAAGTCATAGAAAATTTGCATATGAACAATTCCAAGAATGAaatacttttattaaatgctAGTGGTAAGTTCGTAGAAGGTTCGATTACAAATCTCGTCATCAAATATAACTTTTCAGATGATAATACCTCTTATGCCACACCCCCGTTAGAATCTGGTTGTCTCTATGGCGTAATGCGTAATTATCTGTTACGATTAGGAATTATTAGGGAGAGAGTAATAGAATCTAGtgaaattaatatcaacgataatattattatttgtaatgCTATTATGGGCTGTGTTAAAGGAAAAATTATCCATTAG
- the APL6 gene encoding AP-3 complex subunit beta (similar to Saccharomyces cerevisiae APL6 (YGR261C); ancestral locus Anc_5.45), producing MVDSINRVTSALQSAREITLDAANVAASKLGESSYRQYSKNITPSQLKTLLTSKYTSEVKDGLKRVLSIMASHDETIDPLLYFADVVNNIVNEDFKVKTMVALYLQRYSELEPTLALLPINYIQKTLNDTNPQVRALAIKTLSDIKIPTIYPMVLHTLNKSVSDISPIVRNEVCFALLKLYRAKQEEVEQDVLTLLTENLLTDSDPQVLASSILLFKECFPSRLDILHGHFRYLLEIMTELDSWSQVYLIEVLIKYSKRYFPKPMIIETNSDGDFFGESKKIELPNEFGLIEFQYYKATYDKDLNAFLETIVSLKYNNNPSVILAVTNAFVNLSTPKRLEKSGNLNSLVNTFIITDNKAVKLYILEVILTLVRKDSSLFQRFIKNFYLLPSDSCDIATVKLKILASLVTDNNINNIVKEAKYYIYTSEDTQVITAAAHLLLIAGNHSQEWEVKIMRWFIEYLQDNLIPISVLDSFITILCRLILNNPKRHMRSVIKLSKMLESQKYLADNARAGMIWLFGEVARIELRICLDILRKLIPGFSNEGPETRCQILSFAAKLISYDIDKFVTESESDVEEYNFADSKIYQLYEVVISLSKYDESVDIRDRARFISSIFDSKKYKIASLLFQAPRSVDLGDSQELDRSSNVENQNIFSKLFELDNIQWWTGGVENTTELRNSSPRKEYAKFQKSFSSEDYPMKSKRAALFGDEEPKDVNIAKSPNTEFISNQGKKYHLQSLDEFFQIYQINYINLEEESSFKKIRAVKNLPRQMKNIPTMRKP from the coding sequence ATGGTTGATTCAATCAATCGTGTCACATCAGCACTACAGTCTGCTAGAGAAATCACACTAGATGCTGCTAACGTTGCCGCATCCAAACTAGGGGAATCATCTTACAGACAATATTCCAAGAATATAACTCCATCtcaattgaaaacattATTAACTTCGAAATATACAAGTGAGGTGAAAGATGGTCTAAAGAGAGTTCTAAGTATTATGGCCTCTCATGATGAGACAATTGATCCGTTACTGTACTTTGCAGACGTGGTTAATAACATTGTAAATGAAGATTTTAAAGTGAAAACAATGGTAGCACTATATTTACAGAGGTATTCTGAGCTAGAGCCAACTTTAGCTCTTTTGCCAATAAATTACATTCAAAAAACATTGAACGATACTAATCCACAAGTCAGAGCACTGGCCATTAAGACTTTAtcagatattaaaataccTACCATATATCCAATGGTGCTTCATACATTAAACAAATCAGTCTCAGATATATCACCAATTGTTAGGAACGAAGTTTGCTTTGCATTATTAAAACTCTATAGAGCGaaacaagaagaagttgaGCAAGATGTGTTGACTCTTTTGACTGAAAATTTACTTACAGATTCGGATCCTCAGGTATTAGcatcatcaatattattgtttaaagAATGCTTTCCAAGTAGACTAGATATATTACATGGGCATTTTCGTTACCTGTTAGAGATTATGACAGAATTGGACTCGTGGTCTCAAGTTTACCTAATAGAAGTTTTGATTAAATACAGTAAGAGATATTTTCCAAAACCAATGATCATAGAGACTAATTCTGATGGTGATTTTTTTGGTGAGagcaaaaaaattgaattacCAAATGAATTTGgtttaattgaatttcaaTACTATAAAGCTACATATGACAAAGATTTAAATGCTTTCCTAGAAACCATCGTtagtttaaaatataataacaacCCAAGTGTCATCCTAGCGGTAACTAATGCTTTTGTAAATTTGTCGACACCCAAAAGGCTAGAAAAATCAGGTAATTTGAACTCATTGGTTAAtacatttattattacagATAATAAAGCCGTTAAGCTGTATATCTTAGAAGTTATATTAACCCTGGTTAGAAAGGATAGTTCATTATTTCAGAGGTTCATTAAGAATTTCTATCTTCTACCATCAGATTCTTGTGACATTGCAACTGTTAAGCTTAAGATACTGGCCTCGTTGGTCACCGataataacattaataatattgttaaagaagctaaatattatatttatacttcTGAAGACACACAAGTTATTACAGCTGCAGCACATCTACTGCTTATAGCAGGAAATCACTCGCAAGAATGGGAAGTAAAAATTATGCGATggtttattgaatatttgcAAGATAATCTCATTCCTATCTCTGTTTTGGATTCTTTTATTACCATACTCTGTAGATTGATTTTGAACAATCCAAAGAGACATATGAGATCCGtcattaaattatcaaagaTGCTTGAAtcacaaaaatatttggcCGATAATGCAAGAGCTGGTATGATATGGTTGTTTGGGGAAGTTGCCAGAATCGAATTAAGAATTTGCTTAGATATTCTAAGAAAACTTATTCCTGGCTTTTCCAATGAAGGGCCTGAAACTCGTTGccaaatattatcatttgcAGCCAAACTAATATCTTATGATATTGACAAGTTTGTAACAGAAAGTGAATCAGATGTAGAGGAATATAATTTTGCTGActcaaaaatatatcagtTATATGAAGTTGTTATATCATTAAGTAAATACGATGAATCGGTTGATATTAGAGACAGAGCTAGatttatttcatcaatttttgattctaAAAAGTATAAAATTGCAAGTTTACTATTTCAAGCACCAAGATCGGTGGATCTTGGTGATTCACAAGAACTTGACAGGTCGAGCAATGttgaaaatcaaaatattttttctaaattatttgaattggaTAATATACAGTGGTGGACTGGTGGAGTGGAAAACACGACAGAATTGAGAAATTCAAGTCCAAGAAAAGAATATGCTAAGTTTCAAAAGAGTTTTTCGTCAGAAGATTATCCAATGAAGTCGAAGAGGGCAGCTTTATTTGGAGATGAAGAACCAAAAGATGTAAATATTGCTAAAAGTCCAAATACAGAATTTATCAGTAATCAAGGTAAAAAATACCATCTTCAAAGTTTAGATGAATTTTTTCAGATATACCAGATAAACTACATAAACCTAGAAGAAGAGTCATCATTCAAGAAGATTCGAGCAGTGAAGAACTTACCTCGTCAGATGAAGAACATTCCAACGATGAGGAAGCCCTGA
- the TNA1 gene encoding Tna1p (similar to Saccharomyces cerevisiae TNA1 (YGR260W); ancestral locus Anc_5.50): MATTTDDDFLPSLTHPMEKRILKKMDCFIIPLMGLLYFLSNLDKSNIGNAEVAGLSTSLNLKGTEYNTCVTVFYGSYILFDPLGTNLLKILGPKVMLSSCLAAFGAISLATAWCKNYPQLIVIRLLLGAFEGLIYPAINMYLSICYRREQYAKRFAYVFSAACLSSSFGGLIAYGCSQINSSLTSWQYIFIIEGAISLGFVPVYYFGLGKNLEDSWFFNDEEKEYIIERYKTMNTFNPDEKFDWFQVKLAMKDIKTWVSAIALFGIDLTTFGLTVFLPIIITSLGFTNVRAQLMTVPVYFLTAIVFFICANLSDRYKLRSPFIIGACITTSIGLIIVLASTNNAVRYFGVYILCMGIYVNAATNCLWLSGNNGNYYKRATALGFNLFLGSGSGLVSGQIFVAKDKPRYIKGLSICLAFQILSILMTFIQFLLYRKENQKKLAIIEECHRENKPIPYNDKLSDMNPEFRYMY; encoded by the coding sequence ATGGCTACTACAACagatgatgattttttaCCTTCTTTAACACACCCCATGGagaaaagaatattaaagaaaatggattgttttattatacCTCTGATGGGGTTGctatattttttatcaaatttagaCAAATCCAACATCGGTAATGCAGAGGTTGCAGGTTTGTCaacatctttaaatttaaaaggtACCGAATATAATACATGTGTTACCGTATTTTATGGTTCGtacattttatttgatcCATTAGGCACCAActtgttaaaaatattaggTCCGAAAGTTATGTTATCATCATGTTTGGCAGCATTTGGTGCGATATCATTAGCAACTGCTTGGTGTAAAAATTATCCTCAATTAATTGTTATAAGATTACTATTAGGTGCTTTTGAAGGTTTAATTTATCCAGCAATTAACATGTACCTATCGATTTGTTATAGAAGAGAACAATATGCAAAAAGGTTTGCATATGTATTTAGTGCTGCTTGTTTGTCGTCATCATTCGGTGGTTTAATCGCTTATGGTTGTTCACAAATTAATAGCTCTTTAACATCATGGCAATATATCTTCATAATTGAAGGTGCTATTTCACTTGGATTTGTACCagtatattattttggGTTAGGTAAAAATTTGGAAGACTCATGGTTTTTCAACGATGAGGAAAAAGAATACATTATTGAAAGATATAAGACTATGAACACATTTAACCCAGATGAAAAATTCGATTGGTTCCAAGTCAAATTGGCTAtgaaagatattaaaactTGGGTAAGTGCCATTGCGTTATTCGGTATCGATTTAACTACATTTGGGCTAACTGTGTTCTTACCAATCATTATTACTTCCTTAGGATTCACAAATGTTAGAGCACAATTAATGACTGTTCCAGTTTACTTCCTTACCGctattgtattttttatttgtgcAAATTTGTCCGATAGATATAAATTAAGAAGCCCTTTCATCATAGGTGCTTGTATAACAACCAGTATTGGTTTAATAATAGTTCTAGCTTCAACTAACAATGCAGTACGATATTTCGGTGTTTACATTTTATGCATGGGCATTTACGTGAATGCTGCTACAAATTGTCTATGGCTAAGTGGTAATAACGGtaattattacaaaagaGCAACTGCATTAGGATTCAACTTATTTTTGGGATCTGGATCTGGTTTAGTATCGGGTCAAATTTTTGTTGCTAAAGATAAACCAAGATACATAAAAGGTCTTTCAATTTGCTTAGCATTCCAAATTCTTTCGATTCTAATGACATTTAtccaatttttattatataggaaagaaaatcaaaagaaattagcCATTATAGAAGAATGCCATAGAGAAAACAAACCAATACCATATAACGACAAATTAAGTGACATGAATCCAGAATTTAGATACATGTACTAA
- the HSH155 gene encoding U2 snRNP complex subunit HSH155 (similar to Saccharomyces cerevisiae HSH155 (YMR288W); ancestral locus Anc_5.46), whose translation MDQFGQSKHQLGADYSISQKIKDDFINNEGSPNDSEDILMKNQKDRSIYAKEDGYHKKRLNISGNDDTKKNEGEQVGDKRRLSEDSTSIDKFKSAANERKRGRKVHSNVQSYEVPNESHLVLQEYKADIEIERPDLRFLKESDKVLFKDVLTTENKFNEEDKDTKLSTAEINERNLINLLLKIKNGNTSVRKVSMRTLSDKAVDFGPKLIFDKILPILLDRSLEDQERNLMIKVIDRVMYQLGDQIRPYAKNILKVISPLLIDEDKITRATGTDIISNLTNAVGFNTMILTIRPDIENEDEYIRNISSRALAIVGKAVGVSQLIPFLHAVCHSKKAWRARHTGSRVIQHLSILMGIGILPYLNELIKAMENGLKDEHINIRMATANALTSLAQQCYPYGIDSFNIVLEPLWKGIRSHKGKILASFLKCLASIIPLMDSDYASYYMREVMRIVQREFSSPDEEMKKAVLLILQKCSQIPSVTTAYLKEEIAPNFFKQFWTRRTALDKQLNKAVTFTTVKLSTKLGGAYTIEHLLKPLKDEAEPFRLMTTHAVERVVSQLGTDDLSDSQENRLIDSLLIAFQEQSNNNKIVIQCFGTVANSLNTRMKPYLAPIVSAFLNSLKNRTPFVRENAAELCKSFIPVIKNCNEVSMLNKLNVILFESLGEVYPEVLGSIIGAMHQICANVPLDILQPPIGQILPTLTPILRNNHKKVQINAIKFVGMVAEMSPESVPPKEWMRICFILLEILRSPNKAIRRSTNNTFGLIAKAIGPTDILATLLDNLKVQERQLRVCTAVAIGIIAKVCGPYTVIPVLMNEYKTPETNVQNGILKAMSFMFEYIGNDARDYIYLMLPLLEDALTDRDLVHRQTASEVIRHMALNCDVHGYEDAFIHLLNLLMPNIYETSPHVIIRILDALESLNVALGPGVFMNYVWAGLFHPAKKVRNAFWKLHNKCYIQKADSLVPYYPRKTLDIEEFDIVL comes from the coding sequence ATGGATCAATTTGGCCAGAGCAAGCATCAATTAGGTGCAGACTATTCTATCTCAcagaaaataaaagatgactttattaataatgaaggCTCACCTAATGACAGTGAGGATAtcttaatgaaaaatcagAAGGATAGATCTATATATGCAAAGGAAGATGGTTACCACAAGAAGAGACTAAATATCAGTGGAAATGAtgatacaaaaaaaaatgaggGAGAACAAGTTGGGGACAAAAGAAGATTAAGTGAGGACAGTACATCGATAGATAAATTTAAGTCAGCTGcaaatgaaagaaaaagagGCCGTAAGGTTCACTCAAATGTACAAAGTTATGAAGTACCGAATGAGTCGCATCTGGTTCTACAAGAATATAAAGCCGACATCGAAATAGAAAGACCAGATTTGAGATTCCTGAAAGAATCAGATAAGGTACTCTTCAAAGATGTATTAACCACGGAAAACAAATTTAACGAAGAGGATAAGGATACAAAACTATCCACCGCTGAAATAAATGAAAGGAATCTTATTaatcttcttctaaaaattaaaaatggtaaTACATCTGTAAGAAAAGTGTCAATGAGAACATTATCCGATAAAGCTGTTGATTTTGGACCCAAGTTAATTTTTGACAAAATTTTACCAATCTTATTGGATAGATCCTTGGAAGACCAAGAAAggaatttaatgataaaagtTATTGATCGTGTCATGTATCAATTAGGAGACCAGATACGTCCATatgcaaaaaatattttaaaagtaaTCTCACCTCtattaattgatgaagataaaattaCAAGAGCAACAGGTACTGATATCATATCTAATTTAACTAATGCGGTTGGTTTTAATACAATGATTTTAACAATTAGACCAGATATAGAGAATGAGGATGAATATATCAGAAACATTTCATCAAGAGCACTGGCAATAGTTGGTAAGGCGGTAGGTGTTTCCCAGCTAATACCGTTTCTTCATGCTGTATGTCATTCTAAAAAGGCTTGGAGAGCTAGACACACAGGTTCAAGAGTTATCCAACACTTGTCGATATTAATGGGTATTGGTATTTTGCCTTATCTAAATGAGTTAATAAAGGCAATGGAAAATGGCTTAAAGGATGAACACATTAATATTAGAATGGCCACTGCCAATGCACTAACCTCCCTTGCACAACAATGTTATCCTTATGGTATagattcatttaatatagtTCTAGAACCATTATGGAAAGGTATACGATCGCACAAAGGAAAAATTTTAGCGTCATTTTTGAAGTGCTTGGCATCAATAATCCCGTTAATGGATTCTGACTATGCGTCTTATTACATGAGAGAAGTGATGAGAATTGTACAAAGAGAGTTCAGTTCACCCGATGAAGAGATGAAAAAGGctgtattattaatattacaaaaatgTTCCCAGATACCGAGTGTCACAACTgcatatttaaaagaagaaattgctcctaattttttcaaacaaTTCTGGACAAGAAGAACAGCTTTAGATAAGCAATTAAATAAGGCTGTTACTTTTACCACAGTAAAATTGTCCACAAAATTAGGTGGTGCATATACAATTGAACACTTACTAAAACCATTAAAAGATGAAGCAGAGCCTTTTAGACTAATGACAACACATGCGGTAGAAAGAGTAGTATCACAACTCGGTACCGATGATTTATCAGACAGTCAAGAGAATAGATTAATTGATTCATTGTTAATTGCTTTCCAAGAACagtcaaataataataagataGTTATTCAGTGTTTTGGAACTGTTgctaattcattaaatacCAGAATGAAACCTTATCTGGCACCTATTGTCAGCGCATTTTTGAATAGCTTAAAAAATAGAACTCCTTTTGTTCGTGAGAATGCTGCTGAACTATGTAAGTCTTTTATTCCTGTTATAAAAAACTGCAATGAAGTCTCAAtgttaaataaattgaatgtCATTCTATTCGAATCATTAGGAGAAGTATACCCAGAAGTATTAGGTTCAATTATTGGTGCAATGCACCAAATATGTGCGAACGTTCCATTAGACATATTACAACCACCTATAGGCCAAATTCTACCAACGTTAACTCCAATTCTGAGAAACAACCATAAAAAAGTCCAAATAAATGCTATAAAGTTTGTGGGCATGGTAGCCGAAATGAGCCCAGAATCTGTTCCTCCAAAAGAATGGATGAGAAtctgttttattttgttgGAAATCTTGAGGAGTCCAAACAAGGCCATTCGAAGATCTACTAATAACACATTTGGGTTGATTGCAAAAGCAATTGGCCCAACTGACATCCTAGCAACTCTTTTAGACAATTTAAAGGTACAAGAACGTCAACTTCGTGTTTGTACTGCTGTTGCCATTGGTATAATAGCTAAGGTATGTGGTCCGTATACCGTAATACCAGTATTAATGAATGAATATAAGACACCAGAAACAAATGTTCAAAATGGTATTCTAAAGGCGATGTCGTTTATGTTTGAGTATATAGGTAATGATGCACGtgattatatatatttgatgtTACCATTACTGGAAGATGCACTAACAGATAGAGATTTAGTACACCGACAGACAGCCTCTGAAGTCATAAGACATATGGCTTTAAATTGTGATGTTCATGGTTATGAGGATGCTTTTATTCATCTattgaatttgttaatgccaaatatatatgaaactTCACCGCATGTTATAATTCGTATACTTGATGCTCTAGAATCATTAAATGTTGCATTGGGACCTGGTGTCTTCATGAATTATGTTTGGGCTGGTTTATTTCATCCTGCAAAGAAGGTAAGGAATGCTTTTTGGAAATTACATAACAAGTGTTATATTCAGAAAGCCGATTCATTAGTCCCTTATTACCCGAGAAAAACTTTGGATATAGAAGAGTTTGACATTGTCCTATAG
- the BUD32 gene encoding serine/threonine protein kinase BUD32 (similar to Saccharomyces cerevisiae BUD32 (YGR262C); ancestral locus Anc_5.43): protein MSQKIVDKVSEYLTSNIPIKLISQGAEAVVFTTNVHPYLPKDQIGDDSDVQYIIKYRPPKEYRHPDIDKSLTKHRTLSETRILAKLYQIKDIHVPKIIASDVFNGCIWLEFLGEELPNNAGFSNLKHFLWMYNKDGANAYDPIVLRTLYEVGRQVGLLHWNDYCHGDLTTSNIVLVRDIHNENSWQPHLIDFGLGSISSMVEDKGVDLYVLERAILSTHSAYAERYNKAIIEGFSSVYKNEGEAGLKKLNELLNRFEEVRLRGRKRSMIG from the coding sequence ATGTCGCAGAAAATTGTAGATAAGGTATCGGAATACCTAACATCAAACATACCTATTAAGTTAATTTCACAAGGTGCAGAAGCGGTTGTTTTCACCACAAATGTACATCCTTATTTACCAAAAGATCAAATAGGAGATGATTCTGATGtacaatatattatcaagTATAGACCTCCAAAGGAATATAGACATCCagatattgataaatcttTGACCAAACATCGTACTTTAAGTGAGACAAGAATATTAGCAAAACTATATCAGATCAAAGATATACATGTTCCAAAGATTATTGCTAGTGATGTGTTTAATGGTTGCATTTGGTTGGAATTTTTGGGTGAAGAACTACCAAATAACGCAGGTTTCAGtaatttaaaacattttcttTGGATGTACAACAAAGACGGTGCCAATGCATATGATCCAATAGTTTTACGTACATTATATGAGGTTGGTCGACAAGTAGGCTTACTTCATTGGAATGATTACTGTCATGGCGATCTAACTACTTCTAATATTGTTTTGGTTAGAGATATCCATAATGAGAATAGCTGGCAGCCACATTTGATAGATTTTGGATTAGGATCAATTTCTTCCATGGTTGAGGATAAAGGTGTCGACTTATATGTGTTGGAAAGAGCTATCCTCAGCACACATTCAGCATACGCAGAGAGGTACAATAAAGCAATAATTGAAGGTTTTTCATCAGTTTATAAAAACGAAGGCGAAGCTGgtttaaagaaattgaatgaattattgaatagaTTTGAAGAAGTCAGATTACGTGGGAGGAAAAGAAGCATGATTGGTTAA